In the genome of Brienomyrus brachyistius isolate T26 chromosome 17, BBRACH_0.4, whole genome shotgun sequence, one region contains:
- the clip3 gene encoding CAP-Gly domain-containing linker protein 3 has product MTKEETAEAEEAQTGLEYQSLGLEARKRPMVHPSAPAPLPKDYAFTFFDPNDPACQEILFDPRTTIPELFAIIRQWVPQVQHKIDTIGSEILKRGCLVNDRDGLTDMTLLHYSCKAGAHGVGDPAAALRLCNQLISLGADVSLRSRWTNMNALHYAAYFDVPELIRVLLKASKHRVLNSTCSDFNHGTALHIAASNLCLGAVKCLLEHGANPTVRNDRGLGPAEVVPDPMDMSLDKAEAAMVAKELKQLLLDAVPLSCNLPRATLPNYDNIPGNLMLSSLGLKLGDRVLLDDMKAGTLRFCGTTEFASGQWVGVELDEAVGKNDGSVGGVRYFICPPKQGIFAPVSKITKAADQTPSSVTSTPKTPRMDFSRVTGKNKAEKKEKERGKTLRNKSLSAGSLNPDGVTVEVGDLVLVAGQKQGIVRFYGKTDFAPGYWFGVELEQPTGKHDGSVFGVRYFTCLPKHGVFAPPSRVQRIGGPKESQTDGTLVKKVHQVTMSQPKRNFTSVRTPKEITSESSISRLLFCCWFPWMLRAEMQS; this is encoded by the exons ATGACAAAAGAGGAGACAGCTGAGGCGGAGGAAGCGCAGACAGGCCTTGAGTATCAGAGCCTGGGCCTGGAGGCACGGAAGCGGCCTATGGTTCACCCATCTGCCCCTGCACCCCTTCCAAAAGACTACG CTTTCACGTTTTTTGATCCAAATGATCCAGCCTGTCAGGAAATCCTCTTTGATCCGCGCACCACAATCCCAGAACTGTTCGCCATCATACGACAGTGGGTACCCCAGGTCCAGCATAAGATCGACACCATTGGCAGTGAG ATCTTGAAAAGAGGTTGCCTTGTCAACGACCGCGATGGACTGACAGATATGACCCTGCTTCACTACAGCTGCAAGGCCGGGGCCCATGGAGTTG GTGACCCTGCTGCGGCACTTCGACTGTGCAATCAGCTGATTAGTCTGGGTGCCGATGTGAGCCTGAGAAGCCGCTGGACCAACATGAACGCTCTGCACTACGCTGCCTACTTCGATGTGCCAGAACTGATTCGAGTGTTGCTCAAAGCTTCTAAGCACAGAG TACTGAACTCTACTTGTAGCGACTTCAACCATGGGACGGCCCTGCATATTGCTGCCTCAAACCTTTGTTTGGGGGCTGTTAAGTGCCTGCTGGAGCATGGTGCAAATCCCACCGTCAGG AATGACCGAGGCCTGGGTCCCGCTGAGGTCGTTCCCGATCCTATGGATATGAGTCTGGACAAAGCGGAGGCAGCCATGGTAGCCAAGGAGTTGAAGCAGCTTCTGCTGGATGCTGTGCCGCTCAGCTGCAACCTGCCTCGTGCCACTCTGCCCAACTATGATAACATTCCTGGGAATCTCATGCTTTCTTCTCTGGGGTTAAAACTCGGTGACCGTGTTCTACTGGATGATATGAAG GCAGGGACACTGCGTTTCTGCGGAACAACTGAATTCGCCAGTGGCCAGTGGGTCGGTGTGGAGCTTGATGAAGCTGTGGGAAAAAACGATGGTAGTGTAGGAGGGGTACGCTACTTCATCTGCCCCCCCAAACAAG GAATTTTTGCCCCTGTGTCAAAAATCACTAAAGCCGCTGATCAGACCCCATCATCTGTCACCTCCACCCCCAAGACTCCTCGCATGGACTTCTCCCGCGTCACTGGCAAGAACAAAGCGGAGAAAAAGGAGAAAGAACGAGGAAAAA CTCTTCGAAACAAGTCTTTGTCTGCTGGAAGCCTGAACCCCGATGGAGTGACGGTGGAGGTTGGGGACCTGGTGCTGGTGGCTGGACAGAAGCAGGGAATTGTCCGTTTCTATGGCAAGACAGATTTTGCTCCAG GATACTGGTTTGGAGTGGAGTTGGAGCAGCCAACAGGAAAGCATGATGGATCTGTGTTTGGCGTTCGCTACTTCACCTGCCTGCCCAAGCATGGAGTGTTTGCACCACCATCTCGTGTCCAGAG AATTGGTGGACCAAAAGAGTCTCAGACTGATGGTACTCTGGTGAAGAAAGTTCACCAGGTTACTA TGTCCCAACCCAAGCGTAACTTTACGTCAGTAAGAACGCCCAAGGAAATTACATCAGAAAGCTCCATATCAAG GTTGCTCTTCTGTTGTTGGTTTCCCTGGATGCTGCGTGCAGAGATGCAGTCGTAA